Proteins encoded in a region of the Malaciobacter mytili LMG 24559 genome:
- a CDS encoding LutC/YkgG family protein — translation MTSKEIILASIKQNNKVKETPLPSYNNFGIVYEDKFAKFSEMLSSVGGKALIVKKEDLDKTIKEIYPEEKVITTNVQGCSLGNFDANAQEDAHKLENIDLCIVKGNFAVAENGAVWLKNSDNRHRSLYFIAQNIVIVVQKEDILNNMHEAYERISFEQAGYGVFVSGPSKTADIEQSLVIGAHGPKSGYIIFVD, via the coding sequence ATGACAAGTAAAGAGATAATTTTAGCTTCAATAAAACAAAATAATAAGGTAAAAGAGACACCTCTTCCTTCTTATAATAATTTTGGAATAGTATATGAAGATAAGTTTGCAAAATTTTCTGAAATGCTTTCAAGTGTTGGTGGGAAAGCTTTAATTGTAAAAAAAGAAGACTTAGATAAAACTATTAAAGAGATTTATCCTGAAGAAAAAGTAATTACAACAAATGTACAAGGGTGTTCTTTAGGAAATTTTGATGCAAATGCCCAAGAGGATGCACATAAATTAGAAAATATAGATTTATGTATAGTAAAAGGTAATTTTGCTGTGGCTGAAAATGGTGCAGTATGGCTAAAAAATAGTGATAATAGACATAGAAGTTTATATTTTATTGCACAAAATATTGTAATAGTTGTACAAAAAGAAGATATTTTAAATAATATGCATGAAGCATATGAAAGAATCTCTTTTGAGCAGGCAGGTTATGGTGTATTTGTAAGTGGTCCATCTAAAACAGCAGATATAGAACAATCTTTAGTAATTGGAGCACATGGTCCAAAATCTGGATATATAATTTTTGTAGATTGA
- a CDS encoding ABC transporter substrate binding protein, producing the protein MKKILILISLVISLFAKESSKEVLLLHSYHKGYKWTDDISNAIEKNFNKYNNINLTTIYMDTKRVSNQNYYVKLKELYKEQFLNRRFDVIIASDNSALEFLIDYQNELFPKTPILFCGINYFDEKILEKNDMKDYISGVIEQVDLEKNFELISKLHPNLEKLVIINDKSKTGLIMKNDLNKLIPKYKNRFEIEYIDDMQMNELKKHVSNSSKNTALLFVLLFKDKTGKFFTYKESLEHIKSFSNVPIYGLWDFYLNYGVIGGLLTSAKAQGDAASKMALEILLENKKIKDIPILRKSPNQYMFDFNELKKFDINIQKYVDNYIIVNRPFSFYRKYKLLVNITIATMLVFIILIILMRANINRRKKLQRDLSNRLEFDKVLLDTIPNAIYYKNVDGKFIGCNLAFANLMGLNKEEVVGKNAFDFFPKDIAEKNTKVDEKLLKTLKTDTSEMALHFSNKEIKYFILNKAVYKNIDGRIGGIVCIMDDITERVQQKQFLIQQSKLAEMGDMVAAIAHQWNEPLVELSAQVQDIQTSYLLNELKDTQVEEFVNDSMIQIQYMSRTLNDFRNFLKPSTKKVIFPIKKALDEINEIIGKQVFYSNINMTFNYLDGENLVVYGYENEFKQVLLNLINNAKNKIIENFAESQIKGNIIINISKFQNYNKIEIIDDGGKIDEKIISSIFEPYFTTKKDGTGIGLYMAKVIVEDKMQGFIKVNNVGNNVVFTIIVPYKKD; encoded by the coding sequence TTGAAAAAGATATTAATACTAATAAGCCTTGTTATATCCCTTTTTGCTAAAGAAAGCTCCAAAGAGGTATTATTACTTCATTCTTATCATAAAGGATATAAATGGACAGATGATATTTCAAATGCAATAGAAAAAAATTTTAATAAATACAACAATATAAATCTAACTACAATTTATATGGATACAAAAAGAGTATCTAACCAAAACTACTATGTAAAACTAAAAGAACTATATAAAGAACAATTTTTAAATAGAAGATTTGATGTAATAATCGCAAGTGATAACTCTGCTTTAGAGTTTTTAATAGATTATCAAAATGAACTTTTCCCTAAAACTCCCATACTTTTTTGTGGGATTAACTATTTTGATGAAAAAATACTTGAAAAAAATGATATGAAAGATTATATTAGTGGGGTTATTGAACAAGTAGATTTAGAAAAAAACTTTGAACTTATTTCAAAACTTCATCCAAATTTAGAAAAATTAGTAATTATAAATGATAAGTCAAAAACTGGACTTATAATGAAAAATGATTTAAATAAACTTATACCAAAATATAAAAATAGATTTGAAATTGAATATATTGATGATATGCAAATGAATGAACTTAAAAAGCATGTGTCAAATAGCAGTAAAAATACTGCACTTTTATTTGTTCTTTTATTTAAAGATAAAACGGGGAAGTTTTTTACTTATAAAGAGAGTTTAGAACATATAAAAAGTTTTTCAAATGTACCAATATATGGTTTATGGGATTTTTATTTAAATTATGGGGTTATTGGGGGGCTATTAACTTCTGCAAAAGCACAAGGAGATGCAGCTTCAAAAATGGCCTTAGAGATTTTACTTGAAAATAAAAAAATCAAAGATATTCCAATTTTACGAAAATCTCCAAATCAATATATGTTTGATTTTAATGAACTAAAAAAATTTGATATTAATATTCAAAAGTATGTGGATAATTATATTATTGTAAATAGACCTTTTTCTTTTTATAGAAAATATAAGCTTTTAGTAAATATTACAATTGCAACAATGCTTGTTTTTATAATCTTAATTATTTTAATGAGAGCAAATATTAATAGAAGAAAAAAGCTTCAAAGGGATTTATCAAATAGATTGGAATTTGATAAAGTATTACTTGATACTATACCAAATGCAATATATTATAAAAATGTTGATGGAAAATTTATAGGTTGTAATTTAGCTTTTGCAAATCTAATGGGATTAAATAAAGAAGAAGTTGTGGGGAAAAATGCTTTTGATTTTTTTCCAAAAGATATAGCTGAAAAGAATACAAAAGTTGATGAAAAACTACTTAAAACACTAAAAACTGATACTTCTGAAATGGCATTGCATTTTAGTAATAAAGAGATTAAATATTTTATTTTAAATAAGGCTGTTTATAAAAATATAGATGGAAGAATTGGTGGGATAGTTTGTATTATGGATGATATTACAGAAAGGGTACAACAAAAACAGTTTTTAATTCAACAAAGTAAACTAGCAGAAATGGGAGATATGGTGGCTGCTATTGCTCATCAATGGAATGAGCCCTTAGTGGAACTTTCAGCACAAGTGCAAGATATACAAACTTCATATTTATTAAATGAACTAAAAGATACTCAAGTTGAAGAGTTTGTAAATGATTCTATGATACAAATTCAATATATGTCAAGAACTTTAAATGATTTTAGAAACTTTTTAAAACCTTCTACAAAAAAAGTAATTTTTCCAATAAAAAAAGCACTAGATGAGATAAATGAGATTATAGGAAAACAAGTTTTTTACTCAAATATTAATATGACATTTAATTATTTAGATGGAGAAAATTTAGTTGTTTATGGATATGAAAATGAATTTAAACAAGTTTTATTAAATTTAATAAATAATGCAAAAAATAAAATAATTGAAAATTTTGCTGAAAGTCAAATTAAAGGAAATATTATAATTAATATTTCAAAATTTCAAAATTATAATAAAATAGAGATTATAGATGATGGAGGAAAAATTGATGAAAAAATTATTTCTTCTATCTTTGAACCATATTTTACCACAAAAAAAGATGGTACAGGAATAGGGTTATATATGGCAAAAGTTATTGTAGAAGATAAAATGCAAGGATTTATTAAAGTTAATAATGTGGGAAATAATGTGGTTTTCACAATAATAGTACCTTATAAAAAGGATTAA
- a CDS encoding response regulator transcription factor produces the protein MNILLLEDNKKLNQTITKRLKLKGYKIDAYLDGNEAYNNITEGYSCFILDINVPNVDGIKILKKIREFYEEVPVIIISASTELEVIKQSYDFGCNDYLKKPFFIDELEIKVEKLCKIKNDFIFFDDNSYFDYKSSIVVLEGVEQRLTKKERLLMNLFLTKRNQVLSYDTIQNYVWEGSFASLESIRSLIRRLRKVLSNKYIETVVDTGYIFKTT, from the coding sequence ATGAATATATTACTTTTAGAGGATAATAAAAAATTAAATCAAACTATTACAAAAAGATTGAAATTAAAAGGTTATAAAATAGATGCTTATTTAGATGGAAATGAAGCATATAATAATATAACTGAAGGCTATAGTTGCTTTATTCTTGATATAAATGTTCCAAATGTTGATGGAATAAAGATTTTAAAAAAAATTAGAGAGTTTTATGAAGAGGTACCTGTAATTATTATTAGTGCTTCAACAGAACTTGAAGTAATAAAACAATCATATGATTTTGGTTGTAATGATTACTTAAAAAAACCATTTTTTATTGATGAATTGGAGATAAAAGTAGAAAAATTATGTAAAATTAAAAATGATTTTATCTTCTTTGATGATAATTCATATTTTGATTATAAATCCTCTATTGTGGTTTTAGAAGGAGTGGAACAAAGGCTAACTAAAAAAGAGAGATTACTAATGAATCTTTTTTTAACAAAAAGGAATCAAGTTTTATCATATGATACGATACAAAATTATGTATGGGAAGGTAGTTTTGCATCACTTGAATCTATAAGAAGTCTTATTAGACGCCTAAGAAAGGTACTTTCTAATAAATATATTGAGACAGTTGTAGATACAGGATACATCTTTAAAACTACATAA